One stretch of Estrella lausannensis DNA includes these proteins:
- a CDS encoding DUF4339 domain-containing protein, giving the protein MRKREKIWYIRIVGEEEGPYSFIDLRRDPRVTPEVEAKKKDWPYFVPIGKIAELKDLFQDPTPLDEPSPPVKKTAFDCIGQDDELTISLDPQNPLFLLLLLLTLLLAFLSLLQFLY; this is encoded by the coding sequence ATGCGCAAACGGGAAAAAATTTGGTATATAAGGATTGTGGGCGAAGAGGAAGGTCCCTATTCTTTCATCGACCTGCGCAGAGACCCCAGAGTGACCCCTGAAGTGGAGGCGAAAAAAAAGGACTGGCCCTACTTTGTGCCTATTGGCAAGATTGCCGAGCTGAAAGATCTTTTTCAGGATCCGACCCCCTTGGATGAACCCTCTCCGCCGGTCAAAAAAACTGCGTTTGACTGCATCGGTCAAGATGACGAATTGACCATCAGTTTAGATCCGCAAAATCCGCTTTTTTTATTGCTCTTGCTGCTAACGTTGCTACTTGCTTTTCTCTCTCTTTTGCAGTTTTTGTATTAG